GTTTATGTTACATGTCATGTGGCTGAATTGTAATCTCTTACAGGTTATAATGATCTTCACTTGTCCCATCCggtctgttcacacacactgttctttGCTGCAGTTCAGCATCTGATCTGCTGGAGGCTTCAAGTCCATTAATATTGGGAGACACTATTAAAATGCagtttatatgtttttatagcTAAGTAAGAAAATTGAATGTACTGCTATGGTACATACTGATATTTTCATGTTATAAGTTGcactgaaaaaggaaagaggtaAACAAAATCATGTTCAGTGTAAATCTGTGGGCTGCTGAATTTCCCCCATGGGGATCATTAAAGGATTATTTTTATCTTATCTCAACTTCGGCAAGCTGCATTAATCTTCCCTTAAGTGGCTTTTAAGctagaaaataaattaattctaCTGTTATACAACAATGTCAAATACATCATTTTCAACTTGCTCCCTCTGACGCTTCATTGAAGCTACATTATTCAAATACATGAATCAAACATTCACCTACCCACAACGCGATACTCAATTTGATCAATTTGATCAAAGTTGACAGCTCTTCAATCATTGGTATGACAAGAATTTAAAATAGAGGCGTGAACAGTgctgcacaaaacacatttgccTCACGGACCCATTAAAAGGTGTGTGGGGATGAAAAGGATGAATATTTTACAtcagtacattttaaaatctaaaagttTTCAATctgtatatattcattcatctctaacccctaaccctaacccaggatacacacacacacacacatatataaatacacaataCAACAAGTTAATTTAGAGTATTTCAGGTGTAATATTCGTAGTGTAAACTGTCAGCGATCGCATTTTTGACTGTGCTCTGGCTGAATCCTAAGCTGGGCCTTGGTGGCCAGGGCTGCTTTGCGGGTCATAGTGGTGCAGCGGGTCAGGATCTCCTCAGTCTTGGGTCTGGGCGGCACCCTTGGGGCCCCCTGACTCCCTTCGGACCTGACCAAAGGCAGTGAGCTCTCAGAGCTCTCAGAGCTAATGCTGGCGCTGCGGACATCTGAGAGGCTGTGATCAGTGCTGCTGTGCCCCTCATCCCTGACACTGGGCTGGTGTGAGGCGGCGGGACTGCCCGCGGAGCTCTCCGAGAGCGAGTGACTGGATtcgctgctggaggagaggacggagaagCCGGACTCGGTGCTGGCGTTGCTCATGTTGCGCAAGCGGCTGGCGGAGATGGAGGCATCTGTCCCCGCCTGAGCCTGCATCCAGGTCTCAGAGAGAACATCCAGAGATTGGGCCCTGTTGAACCGCCCCCGCACACTGGGCTCACCTCTGGGAGGGCCTGCGGAATCCCCCTCTGGGTTGGTTTGTTCGTCGTTGCCGAGCGGAGGAGAAGCCTGAGGCTCCCTGGGGGTTGCCAGGTTCAGAGTGGAGCTATGCAGCTTCCTCTGCAAGGTGAAAAGGCCTGCTCGTGGGTTGTTGTACGGCTGCAGGTACATGGAGGGGACGTAACCTGCTTTGCCATTGAATCTGGAGAGAGGATTGCAGGGAGAAGagaatttattttcaaatagagaattttttttttataatgtaagAGTTTGCCGACTAAGATAACAATTTAAATTGAACCTGGGAGTTCATTTAGCATTGAAgaatatatataagaaaaatatgGTCCGTACTCaagctggtttgttttttttggaatgggTTTCCTACTACCAATAGAGTATCTTTTGCAATGCACACAGACAAGTTACCTTATGAGCCACCAGCCATTGTCCGACTTTCTCAGTACGTCCACCACAGAGCCAATGGGCACAGACACCTCGTCATCCTTGTCCGTCGAGTAACTCCTCACGGCACAGTACAGGGCACCTAAAGGTCGCaaacaggagagaagaaaaatgagcaCCAGAGCAGGCACTGCTGTACAGTTTAAATATGTCTTGAAATGTGGCAAAAGAAGGACAAAGGCACAAATTGTCTTCATAAAAGACAGAATGTGCAGAGGTTTATTTGAAGGGAACATATATGTAACTTAGTGTTGGCTGTTTTTACAGTAACAACAAGGTCTAATTATATGTTACGTATGTAC
This Scophthalmus maximus strain ysfricsl-2021 chromosome 16, ASM2237912v1, whole genome shotgun sequence DNA region includes the following protein-coding sequences:
- the LOC118287706 gene encoding NADPH oxidase organizer 1 codes for the protein MTGDQRFVVSARVIGAVRRDAPKLKMFMMSVSWSDEAEVIIYRSFQDFKEFHRQLKNRFPHMNPFRKNRVIPKFRGKARRSSLQQKGSSRYIQRMKFLESYCDKLLRCDQAVTQSSEVTQFFITKDQDLQADFTKNSIMILLSDDLPDGSGGGGAHAPRQHAGSVTHPFVTQTYCCVAAYETKDTKNRPFKVEVDERLDVLIKEPAGWWLVENEEKRLAWFPAPYLELCDGEDGDDAGFQLGGALYCAVRSYSTDKDDEVSVPIGSVVDVLRKSDNGWWLIRFNGKAGYVPSMYLQPYNNPRAGLFTLQRKLHSSTLNLATPREPQASPPLGNDEQTNPEGDSAGPPRGEPSVRGRFNRAQSLDVLSETWMQAQAGTDASISASRLRNMSNASTESGFSVLSSSSESSHSLSESSAGSPAASHQPSVRDEGHSSTDHSLSDVRSASISSESSESSLPLVRSEGSQGAPRVPPRPKTEEILTRCTTMTRKAALATKAQLRIQPEHSQKCDR